The window AAGAGTTCAAAAAACAGAGAAGCTTGTAATCACCGTTAATTCCGTAAAATACTTTATCCATAGGGAATCTTTTCAAATTATGTAATACTTTAAAATCAGGATTATGAGTACAAGGATAAGCAATATGGTAATCTATAATTCCTAAAGAGTACCAGATCTTTTTGTTATAAAGAGTAGGTCTTTTATTATATTCTTGCTTCTCTCCCCATTTTATATATTTGTGAACTTCTTTGCGATAGATATTTGATGTGCATGGAATAATCAACATTTTCAAAGAATAATATAATGACTTTAATATAATCGATTTACATTCTTTGGGAGATTTTATGAAAGGCTTCAAAAATTCCTCTTCAATCCTCAAATTCTTCGGCAGACCCTCATGTTTGGGGATAAGCTTATAGTATTTACCATCCTTTTTTATGTCAAAATGCTTACTTGGCAAGTAAAAGAACTCATTACATCCCGTTGTAAATCCACGCCGTACTTCTGCAATATCTCCCAACCTAACCAGTTTATCTTTTCCCTTTTCCAGGATTGTCCAATAAATATCTGGCGCTCTCAAATATTTTCCGCCCCATTTATCGCCTGTATATTTTCCGGTTTTTATCAGCAACTTTTGCTTTTTGGTATCATCAGCTTTGCTCTCGGTAGTTTCCGTACCATTTTCAAGCAGTTTTGTTTGGGATATGGCAAAACATTTTACTTTTTCTGTTTCTGTCCTTTCGGTGCATTTTTCGATATTTTTAAATACCTCAGCAGAGGCAGCGTTTTCAAAGGCATCCTTAAACATTACAAAGCGCGCTGTATTTGTTAAACCGCAATCAGATTTTATTTGAGGGCGGCTTAATATTACAATGATAGTATTTATATCAGCTCTCGAAAAGGAGCGTTTGGCTTTGTTGTCTATTATCATCTTAACATGAGCTTGTCTTAAAAGAAACTCTTGCAGGTTTTGACCGAACCCAACATCCAACCATGAATTTGAGGTAATAAAGCAAAAAGTTCCTTTTGGGCGCAGAAATGAAAGGGCATGGAAATAAAAATATATATATAGATCGCTTTTGGCGTTTAAAGGACGAGTTATTTTTTCCCTCTTGGTATCAGCATAGAAATATTTGGGATAATGATTATATACATATTTAATAAGCCTGTTTTTATATACTTTTTTGCGTTCAGCTGTTATTTCCTGTGTATGCTCCATAGGGTCGGCGATTTTCTCCTGCCGAACATAAGGAGGGTTGCCGATTACAATATCGAAACCTGAATCATCGCCATCTGAAAATATTTCGATAAATGACATTTTCCAAACAAAGGGTGGATGATCTTTGAGTTCTTTTGTCCTGAGCTTTTTTATGGCATCGCGAACATGTTTTTTTTCCTTAATTAATTGCTGTTCTTCTTCTTTAAGAGACTTAGTCAACAAATCAGGCTTAGCCTCATAGCCGAAAACATCCTCTTGTTTAAGCGCCAGATTTCGAGAAATTGCCAGCAGTCTATCTTCAAGGCTGTCTAATTTATCAAAGAGCAAATCATCGAATATTTCTTTCTCTCTTGTTTCGAGTTCTTCTTTTTCTGCCTCTGTCTGTGATTTATCTGCTTTATAATAATTAAGCTTATCAACATTGAATTTTCGTATTTTATTTTTAAGATAATTACTGTAACCCTTGATATCAAGAATGTTTGAAAAATCAATCCCTCCATAGTATTGGACAAGACTATCTCCCTGCCTTAGTTTGAAAGTCAAATTAGGCAACAGCGGTCGGGTTTTTCTCTCATGGAATGGTATTTCAACTTCAATGGTCATCTGAAGCCATAATCTGAGTTCAGCTACTCTTAAAGCCCAATCTTTGATATCAACGCCATAAAGATTATTGCCTATTATTCGTTTGTAGCGTTCATGCTGGGTTACGGTTTCTGCCGATGGTATATATTTCAAGGCTCTTTCGTCAAGATCTGCGAGTATTTTAAGCATCCCAACAAGGAATGAACCAGAACCAGCCGCCGGATCGACAATCCTGATATTATGGAGTAGTTGGCGAAGTGGTTTCCAAAGTTCTTTTTTGGCCAATTTATCATCTAAGATGGCTTGCTCATCTTCATCAATGGCAAATATACAGTCGTAAAATATCGGTTTGTATTTTTCGCCAATGTGGTTAGCAAGGTAATCCACCAGCGCAAGGCGGCACATCATATCTATTTCAAAACGAGGTGTATAAAAAATACCGGATTCGCCCTGGCTTTCAGCGCCAAGCTCAACTGCATTTACCATCCCCTCATAGACTCGACCGATCATTTCGGGGTCGACTGCAACTGTTTGGTCAATAGGTGTATCTTCAGCGATGGTAAAATTATATTTATAGAAAAACTCAAATACTTTTGACAAAACTTTATCT of the Candidatus Zixiibacteriota bacterium genome contains:
- a CDS encoding Eco57I restriction-modification methylase domain-containing protein, which encodes MPKSSAISENVEHHLNNLTLNGSSELKDLFYDLNYSVKSEDYPISRWPESIRKQISKVSILAEHNHDFRIFWAKLDSNNLYRNTQRAVISRINRDFPYNLIVFSNQDETLWDFVNVKLVSVDDDSEENRLPERRRIVRRISIRPDEPNRTAIERLAKTAITDDSSSPLAVQQTHDEAFDVESVAKEFYKELMEGSNSVFVTIVNEIRDYYKELSLAQAFTIRFLSRLMFLHFIQKKGWLGNNIDFISDFWETYKKENDGKNKFYSNWLSLLLYKALNNELKEKNIPKYLPENIAKVLVDAPYLNGGLFTELKDDKKIKNISDKVLSKVFEFFYKYNFTIAEDTPIDQTVAVDPEMIGRVYEGMVNAVELGAESQGESGIFYTPRFEIDMMCRLALVDYLANHIGEKYKPIFYDCIFAIDEDEQAILDDKLAKKELWKPLRQLLHNIRIVDPAAGSGSFLVGMLKILADLDERALKYIPSAETVTQHERYKRIIGNNLYGVDIKDWALRVAELRLWLQMTIEVEIPFHERKTRPLLPNLTFKLRQGDSLVQYYGGIDFSNILDIKGYSNYLKNKIRKFNVDKLNYYKADKSQTEAEKEELETREKEIFDDLLFDKLDSLEDRLLAISRNLALKQEDVFGYEAKPDLLTKSLKEEEQQLIKEKKHVRDAIKKLRTKELKDHPPFVWKMSFIEIFSDGDDSGFDIVIGNPPYVRQEKIADPMEHTQEITAERKKVYKNRLIKYVYNHYPKYFYADTKREKITRPLNAKSDLYIYFYFHALSFLRPKGTFCFITSNSWLDVGFGQNLQEFLLRQAHVKMIIDNKAKRSFSRADINTIIVILSRPQIKSDCGLTNTARFVMFKDAFENAASAEVFKNIEKCTERTETEKVKCFAISQTKLLENGTETTESKADDTKKQKLLIKTGKYTGDKWGGKYLRAPDIYWTILEKGKDKLVRLGDIAEVRRGFTTGCNEFFYLPSKHFDIKKDGKYYKLIPKHEGLPKNLRIEEEFLKPFIKSPKECKSIILKSLYYSLKMLIIPCTSNIYRKEVHKYIKWGEKQEYNKRPTLYNKKIWYSLGIIDYHIAYPCTHNPDFKVLHNLKRFPMDKVFYGINGDYKLLCFLNSYMNLLLIEIKGYALVGGGGLFITVEELKDITVLKPELFRKSEIKSLIIKLDNRGNRNIFEEAGISPNHPIRSQTPNPLPDRKALDDIVFDILGLTQAERNEVYWAVCELVKDRLDKAKSI